The following DNA comes from Cryobacterium psychrophilum.
GCGGCACCGATCACGAGAGCCCTCAGTTTCACCTGGACGGTCTTCACGCCGAGTACCTGTGCGGCTGGCTCATCCTCGCTGATAGCGCGAAGCGCATAGCCGAAGTTGGAATGCTCAACGGCATACGCAATAACTGTCGCGATCAGCGAGAGGCCCAGCATCAGGTAGAAGAACAACGCGGCCAGGTCCCGGGAGCTGATGTCGTTTCCGACTCTGACAAAGAGTCCGGTGGCACCCCCCAATGCTGGTGTGTTCTTCACGATCGTCAGCGCCAGGAAGAGCAGTATCAGGGTGAAGATCGCGAAATAGTGACTGCGCAAACGTAGCGTCGCGTAGCCGATGATGACCGACACCACGACTGCCGCCAGTGCACCGGGGATCAGCGTGTACCAGACCGGCCAACCGAAGGAATTGTTCAACCACGCGGCCATGTAAGCCCCCGCGCCAACGAAAAGCGCCGCACCGAAGTTCAGGTAGCCCCCGTATCCTCCAAGCAGGTTCCACCCCTGGGCAACGATGACATAGAAGAGGATCGAGGTCAGCGTAGTCAAGAGACCGAGCCCGCTCAGGTATCCCAGCGGAGCCATCGCGAGGAAGATCGCGCCGCCAACCGCAGGTAGCACCCATCGGGGAAGCGAACGGGTCGCCACCGCAGATGACTTGGCCTGCGCGAGGGCAATGTTTTCAGTCGGCGTTGCCGGCTTGATGTCGTTCATCAGATGATCCTCTGCTTCACTCCGCCAAGACCCTCACTGCGCACGAGCAGTGCGACAGCCAGGATTCCGTATAGGACGAGGTAGGTGTACTGGAAAGGGATGATAATGCCGACCATGGTTTCGACGATTCCCACGATGAACCCCGAAATTAGGGTGCGCAGGGCCGAACCGAGACCACCCAGGATCACAACTAGGAATGCCCACGCCAGCCACCGGTAGTGCTCCTGAGGGTTGAACGACTGCACCATCGCGAGCACGATTCCACCGAACGCCGCAAAGGCGATGCCTGCCGCGAAGACGCGTCGGGACAGGGTGTTGACGTCGATGCCGACCATGGAGGCGACGTCACGATTCTGGGCAAGTCCCCGGATGGCTGAACCGGTCAGCGTTCGAGTCAGGAAGAAATGGAGAGCCACCAGGACCACGATCGTGATCCCCGCTCCAACAAGCCGCGAGACGGGAGCAGATATCGACCCGATCTCCACGACTTCGGAGAGGTAGCCAAGAGATACAGTGCGGGTGTCTGTCGTCCAAATCATCACCGCGACGCTCTCAAGAATGACGAGCAGGCCGAAGAACGCCAGCATCACCGTCGACCCTTTGTCTTTGACCAGGTGCTGGGCTATGCCACGGTGCACGAGTAGTCCGAACCCGTAACCGATCGCCACCACGGGCGCGATCATGAGCAGAGGGTCGAGACCAAGGCCGTTGACGAACTCCCAGTAGAGCAGGGCCGCGAAGATGATGATCGCGCTATGGGCGAGGTTGAGCACTCCGAGCACGCCCAAGATGAGGCTGAGCCCGATAGCGAGCCCGCCGTAGACGCCTCCGAGGAGAATCCCGTTGACGAAGGACTGGGTTATGGAATCCAGGTTCACGAGTCTGTGCCTTTCACAAGTTCAACCATTGTTTGATCAGGTCGTCCAGCTGGCCCTCGAAACTGTCACGAGAGCCGTGGAGGTGGTTGCGTCCATAGGCGAGGGTATAAACGCTGTCGGCGAGGTCGACTGCCGCCTTGACGTTCTGGTCCACCAGCATGATCGTGCGCCCCTCTTCTTTGAGACGGTCCAGTTCGTCATACACTCCGTCGACGAGCACGGGTGCGAGGCCGACTGAGGGCTCATCAATGAGCAGTACACGCGGTTCGAGGATCAGGGTCCGGGCGAACTCCACGATTCGCGCCTGGCCGCCGCTCAGGCTGCCAGCGAGCTTGTGGCGCATGGGTTTGATCGTCGGATAGCGCTCGAACATCGCGTCCACTGCGCCAGCGAAACGCTGGCGGTCGTGCCGGATTTGCCACGCCCCGAGCCGGAGGTTCTCCTCCACCGAGAGCTCGGGGAAGATCGAGCGCCCCTGGGGCAGAACAGAGATTCCCTGGGAAAGCCTGTCGGCGGGACCCATGGTAGAGATATCCACCCCGCCCAAAGTGACCTGACCCACGCGGGGTTTGAGGAAGCCCGCCATGATCCGCAGGAGAGTTGACTTCCCACTCCCGTTGGGCCCGAGAAGTACGGTGACCTTGCCCGGCTCCACCGTGACTGTGACATTCTCGAGGACCATGTCGTTGGCAAGATATCCGGCGGTAACGCCGTTGACCGAGAGCTCGACTCCTTGGTCGGCAGACGGGGCTATCATCTTCGATTTCATCCGCGTTCTCCTCGTCCGGCGGGTCCATGCCCGAGGTATGCCTCAATAACACTGGGGTGCGAGATGACCTCGGATGGCGATCCGGAAGCGATGACCGCGCCCTCCGCCATACAGATGATCATCGAGCACAGCCGCGTGAGGTCAGGGATCTCGTGGCTGACAATCAAGAACGCTGTACCGCTGGCGTTGCGCTCCATGATCCGCTCACGCATAACTTCTTTGACACTGGGATGCACGCCAGCAAAAGGCTCATCCATCAGCACAACTTTGGGATCCGTCATCAGTGCCCGCACGAACTCAAGCAGCTTCTGCTGCCCGCCCGAGAGCTCACTCGCTGGAGTGTCGCGGTGCTGCGACAGCCCTACGAACTCGAGAAGTGATTCGGCCTTGGCGATCCACTGGCTCCGAAGGCCCTTGCTGTGCAGGACCGGTACGAGCATGTTCTCGATCGCAGTGATCGTCGAGAACACCCTGGCGTTCTGGAAGGTTCGTGTGACCCCCGCCTTCACGAGGGCCGTGCTGGACTTGCCAGCCAACTCCACACCGTCCACCCGGATGGAACCGGAGTCGGGTGGAGTCACACCGTTGAGGAGGTTGAGCGTCGTGGTCTTGCCGGACCCGTTGGGTCCGATAAGCCCGACTATCGATCCTTCCGGTATCCCGAAAGCTGCCCCATTCACCGCAGTCACGCCGCCATAACTCTTGGCAAGGGACTGCACGTCGATGATCGACGACATACGCTCACTCTCCTCTGGTGTGTCTTCTAGTACATAACCCGCACTGCCTAGCGCAGCGGGGTCACCGCATCCGCAGTCGCCTGGTCAATCGGCCAAATTACCTTGTTGCCGCCGTCAGCCTGGAACTGGAGGAGAACCTGTCTGAAGTCGGTCGTGCCATCTTCGTTGTAGGAGATATCACCTACGGCGGTACTGAAGGTGTTGTTGGCGATGTACTCGCGCAGGGCCTGCGAGTCGAGCGTGCCAGCGCCTTCGATGGCCTGCTGGATCACCTGGCCTGCAGCGTACGCAACCGCCGAGTAGGCGGGAGCTCCGGAGACGCCCTGCTGCTCAGCGATGTAGTCGGAGATCTCCTGAAGGCCGGAGTAACCCTGGGTCGGGAATGCCGAAGTGCTCGCGAAGACGTTGTTACCAGCAGCGCCAAGGTCGGGCCAGTTGGGAAGCGACGTCACCTGGGATCCGCAGGAGCAGTAGAACGTCGGGTCATATCCCGATTCGTTCACCGTCTTGGCGACGAGCGCACCATCGTTCGGAAGGCTCAGCGCAAAGAACATGTCAGCGTTAGAGGCCTTGACCGTCTCGATGAGGCTCGACAGGTCAGTAGCGGTCTGGTCGTACTCCTCGTTGACCACGACCTCGATACCGCGCTCCTTCGCATAGTTCAAGACGCCGCCGTTGCCGTCGAAGCCGTTGAGTGCCGCGAGGGTGAACGGGTTCTGCGCCGTGACGACCGCGATGGTCTTCGGCATCTCCGATGCGGGGAGCGTATCGAGGTACTCGAACATGCCCAGCGAGTACTCGACGTCCTGGTACGGCCAGGTGCTCACGAGGAGATCGGCCGTCTGATGGATCTCCTTGCCGACGAATCCGGCGTTGATCATGAGCATGCCTGCACGCTCGGCAATGGGCACTACGGCGCCACCCACGGCTGTCGTGTACGGCGCGAGGAGGAGATCGACACCGTCCTCGTTGATGAGGCGCTGGTAGAGCTGCTGCGCGACTGTCGGCGTGCTCTCGTCGTCGTAGATGATCAGTTCCACGGGGCGGCCATCGATTCCGCCTGCGGCGTTGACTTGGTCTAACCAATATTCATAGGCGAGCTCGTAGCCCGCTGACGGGCCAGAGAATACGCCGGTGAGGCCCAGGGTTCCGCCGATCACGATCGGCTCGTTGCTTGAATCGGAAGCGGATGTGTCTCCGCCACCCGCTGTGCAACCCGCCAGCGCAAGCGCCATGGCTGCTCCGACTGCCAATGGCGTCAGGAAACGGGACCGCCACTTTTTGGTGATGTTCATCGTTGAACTCCTTTTTTTTTGCGACACTATTTGGTGTGAGGTCGTCGCTTCGCATTCCCCGCGTCAAGGTCAATCGGCCTGCCGGAAAGCAGGGCGCGAAGGCACAAGCCTTGGTCTCTCTCAGCAAGAAACTCAGTTGCATTCGATTGCAGCAATGCTCACATGGCCCAAGCGCCTCTGTCAATCCTCACTGAACAAATGCAACCAAGTTGTTCAGTCATGACACCCAGAACATCCCCGAAGTTGGCGTGTCCGGTCCTCGCATTGTCCGGTGGCGAGTCTCCCGCATCCGGTCAAATCCTTTGATTTCTTTTCTATTTGCGACTCGGTGTTCTTCTGCCGCCCGGGCTCTCAGCGGCGGCGGCGGACTTCACGGGAGGCCCGCAACTAGTAATATTTGATTAGGTTGTTCCGGCTCGTTGGCGGCAGTAGGGGCAGTGTGCGAGGTCCTGGATAACGGCGATCTGGAGATATCGCAGCGTCTGATAGAAGCTCAGGCCGCCCCGTGGGCTCTTGGGTCAGCGGTCAGCCTCAGGGTGGTGACGAAGAGATTGGCTGCGGTGACGAATGCGGTGTGATGGTGCCAGCCGGCGAAGGTATGGCCTTCGAAATGGGCCAGCCTCAGGCCTTGTTTGGAGTTCGCGGTAGTCGTGCTCAATGCGCCAGCAGATCTTTGCCAGCCGGACGAGCCCTGGTAGTGGCTTGTCTTCGGGCTGGCTGGATGGCCCCTATTCGGTGGGTTCTGCTGCGCTGTCTGGCCATTCGGCGATGAGCCACTCAGCGGGCAGGGTGCCGTCGGAGGCGCGGGGCACGCTTCGGTTCGCCGGTCGCACGCGGACGGCCGTGAACCGGCTTCTCATCTGGGCCCCAGGGTTCGTGGGGCTGGCCTTGGTTCCGTGGCGCCGAGTGATCTCGGCGAACGCCTCGCTCGCCCCGGCAAGGTTTTTGACTGAGGATGGGGCCTGCTGGTAAGGGACGGTGCGCGGGTGATCGCCCATCGGCTGCATCGACTTCCGCCGCTCGTCGAGCATCAGCCCCTGCAGATACAGGCCCCCCTTGCCGCGCTGATCCAGACGCGGCAACGACCCGAAAACCTTCTGCACGAACTCATCCAGGCGGTCCCGCACCTCACTGATCTCATTGGGTTGCACACCGAGATGTGACAGATTTCCGCCAGCCTGATCAAGTACTACTAGAGTCCATGTGTAGTAGGATTGAACAAACGCTCGAGTACGGACCCCCGGAGAAACCATGACGTCCATCTCATACGTCGGACTCGGAACCATGGGCCTCGAGATGGCCAGGCGGCTCGTCGCTGCGGGGCACTTCGTGACCATCTGGAACCGTTCTGACAACCCCGCTCTCGCAGAATTGGAGCGAGACGGCGCCAGGCGAGTGCGCTCGGTGGGAGAGGCGATGAAGTCGGACGTCGTCTTCTCGATGCTCGCCCACGATGCCGCAGTCAGGGAACAGTTCAGCCCTGACGTGCTGTCCCACGCCCAGTCCTCCACCATCCACGTCAACATGGCCACGGTCAGCGTTGCCCTGGCTGACGACATGGAAAAGCAGCACCGGGGTGCCGGCGTCGGCTATCTGGCTGCACCCGTCCTCGGTCGCCCACCGGTGGCGGCGGCCGGCCAATTGAACATCGTCGCTAGCGGCGACCCCGACCTGATCGCCAGGGTCGAACCGCTACTGGCCATCCTCGGCAAGCGCACGTGGATCGTCGGTCCGCGACCCCGGGATGCGAACCTGGTGAAGATCGCCGTCAACTACAACATCATCCACGCGATCCAGGCCCTGGCTGAGTCGATCACGCTGATCGAACAGGGTGGTATTGCCGGGCAGCAGTTCGTGGATATCCTCACCGATGCCGCTTTCACCGGCTCCGCCTACACCGGATACGGCGCCATCATTGCTGGAAAGCGGTACTCACCCGCCTCCTTCCCCGTCGCACTCGGCCTCAAGGATCTCGGGCTCGCGGAGGAAGCAGCCGGTCTGCACGGTATGTCCCTTCCTGTTGCCCCCGTACTCCGCGATCTCTTCGAGCGCACACTCGCTGAGCCCGACCTGGCCACGCTCGACTGGTCAGCGGTGGCCGAGATCACCCGAGGCCTCGCCGGGCAGACGCGGTAGAGCCGGCAATGGGTCCACGTATCGCCATCCTGGGACCAGGAGCCAAAGGCGCAACCACTGGCGCGGACCTCGTCCGCGCCAGTCGCGATGTCACTTTCATCGAGCAATGGCCCGCGCATGTCGAGGACATACGCGACGGAGGCATCGCGATCACCTGCGACGGTGACACCGTCGCAGGTCGCGCATCTGTGCGACATCGCGACGATGCGCGAGCCATTCGATGTCGTGCTCGTCCTGATCCTGGTCAAGGCGCATGACACCCGCTCGGCGGTCGAGCTGATCCGCCCGTTCATCGCGAAAGACGACGCCGTTGTCGGCCAGCAGAACGGGATGTCGATCGAGGAGATTGCCGAGACCGCCGGCGCCGACCGAGCCCCGGGACGACGTGATCGAGCTGGGTTCGAACATGTACCTACCCGGCGCCGCGACTCGGGACACTCTCCCGAAAAGATCGTGGTTTGCCGTCGGTGGCCTCACCCCACCCGCGCAATTACCCGCTGAACCCACGCGGCGGCCCTGCTGCGTGGCGTGGGGCTAAGGAATCGAAAGCCGATCTCCGTGCAACCAAGTGGCTGAAGCCCGCGCTCCCCACAACCAAGGCCACGGTGCTTCAGGACTGGTCGAAGGGTCGCCGCAGCGAAGTCGGCCAGATCAATAGTCTCGTGCGCAACATCCTTGAGCGCAATGGTAAGACCGCACCGGTCAGCACAGCCCCGGTTGGGATCGCACACCGGATCGAAGCCGGATCCTGCGAACCGTCGCTCGACCTGCTGTGCCCTCGGGTCGAGCTCAGCAGGGCCTGAGAAGTCGAAGAACTAGTTGTCGCCGTCGACCTCGTAGTCAACGGTGGTTCGTTCGGCCACTACGGTACGACCGAATTGAGCGACCTCCACGTGCAGGGGATGTGCCTGGTACGCCTCCAAACCCGCGTAGCTGCGGTGCCGACTGGTCAGCACCATATCCGCGTGGCCGTGGAGGCGGCCGAGGTCGATCTCGATTCCGGTGAGGCCGGGGATCTTTCCGGCGAGCGCACCTAGCCGAGCGCCGAACTGTTCGGCAGCCCGCACCCTGGACTTCAACTCCGGAGCCGACATACGAAAAGTGACTACGTGCACGATCATTGAGTCTCCCAAAGTGTTCATTCTGGCTTAACGCTATTCACTCTATTCTGCTACGCTTTTTTCACTAACCGGCCGGATCAGAGAGGATCTCATGACTCGCATTGCCGTACTCGGCGCAGGTGCCAACGGAGCCTCAATCGGTGCCGACCTGACCATCGCGGGCCTCGATGTCACCCTGATCGAACAGTGGCCGGCCCACGTTGAAGCGATCCGGGCCAACGGAGTGGTCATTAACACTCCGACCGAGTCCTACCACACCCCCATCCGCGTTCACCACCTGTGTGAGGTCGCGACCCTGCGGGAACCCTACGACGTCGTGTTCACGCTCGTCAAGGCGTACGATTCCCGCTGGGCAGCCGAACTCATCAAACCGCTTCTTCGCCACGACGGACTTCTCGTGGGTGTTCAGAACGGCATGACCGTCGACGATATTACGGACGTGGTGGGCCAGGAGCGAACGCTGGGCTGCGTTATCGAGATCTCGTCGATGATGTTCGAACCGGGCATCGTTGAGCGGCATTCCGGCAAAGAGCGCTCGTGGTTCGCGGTCGGCTCCGCCTCGCCGAGCACAAGCGGCCGAGAAGAGGAAGTCGCAGCTCTTCTGCGGAACGCCGGCAAGGTCGAAGTCGTCGATGACATTCGATCGACCAAGTGGATGAAACTGGTCAGCAACTCGACAACACTCGTGACAACGGCAATCTTGGGGCTTCCGATGCTCGATGCCGCGAGCATCCCCGAGATGCGCGAACTCATGCTGCGCTCCGGGAGGGAAGCGCTCAAGGCCGGCCGACTTCAGGGGCTGTCCGCGCCACCCATCTTCGGCCTCACCCAGTCCGACATCGATGGCGGTGGCGACCTCGTCGAACTGCTCCTCGAGACCCTCCTTGCAGGCTTCGTCATGCCGAACACCAAGACCACGATCCTGCAGGATTGGATGAAGGGTCGGCGGAGCGAGGTCGGCGATATCAACGGACGCGTCGTCAGCGCGCTGCATTCCCACGGTAGCGCTGCCCCGGTGAACTCCTCGATCGTGAAGCTCGCGGGCCAGATCGAGAGCGGCGAGTTGGAACCGGGGCCGAACAACCTGGCGCTTCTCCTCGCAGCAAGCGGTAGTTCCTAGCCTCATCCCAGTGGCCCCGAAACGGCGTGGCCGTTCGCGGGCGAGAAACCCCAGGAGTTGATGTGTCCTTTCGTGTTGTCAAGAAGCTAGCAGCAGTTCAGTGCCGTTGAGGGAAGCGCCGGTTTCTCTGTGGCACCGCTAATCGCGGCGGCATCCGGTTCAGTCCACATGGACCTCGCGGTGTGCACTCTCGCCCCTGGCGCTTCGACCCTGGCCCAGCGGCACGCCTTCGAGGAATCCTGGTTCGTGCTTGAAGGCTTAGACACTGCGTCCGTCGCCCACCTCACCTTCGACACAGCCTTCGGGTCATTCGGAATGACGCCTGATGCTGCACCCGAACAGAAGACCGCCGGGACCGATGGCATGTACCTGGTTGCGGATGCGCGCTCCCCAGGCACAGGCCGCCGACCCGCATGAGGGACACGCGCCCGCCCCGGACTGGACCCCGTCGACCGTCAGGCTCGCGCCTGGCGAAACTGACCCTCGGTCGCAGTGGACCGGTCAGTGGACCGAGGACGACATGGGTCCCCGTGGACCGCTGTCGATGCCTGGCTACCACGGTCCCAACATCAAGAGCATCTTCATTCGGATGCTCGTTGACGAACTCCTCGGCGCGCACCAGCACACGCATTTCATGGTCGAGTTCGGGCCGAAGGACCCAACGCGCAGTTCGCCAGCGCCAACTACCATCCTTTCGAGGAGGCGTGCTTCCTCCTCAACGGGTCAGCGCATGGCATTCTCGACGGTGAAGACGTGGACATGAGCGCTGGGGACACCGTCTGGACCGGGGTGGGCGCGACGCACGGCTTCTACGCCACCAGCGACGAGCCACTTCGCTGGCTTGAAGTGCAGACACCCACGCCCCGGAGCCAGAACGCGTTCTATTTCCCGAAGGGCTGGGCGCGGTCGCAGAACCCGTCCTGACCTACCGGCTCGTGCCCACGGAAGCGGTATGCCCGAGCGCTGCACGCAGCAGCGGAGCGTTGTCTTTCGAGGGCGCCAGTTCCCCGGACTCTATACGCTCGGCGATAGCCAGAACTGCACTGTTCACGGGGGCCGTCGATCCGAGGGCTGCTTGCTGGCGCACTATGTAGCCGCTGAACGCATCGAGCTCTGCCCTGCGGCCCTTGTCCCAGTCCTGGAGAACGGCCACTCGGGTGTTCGGCAACGAATATGACTCGAGGACATTGTCGAGCAGGCTGATCGCGTACTCCTCCGAGTTGGTGACCCCGGCTGCGGCGCGGCCGAAGATCGGAGTCATGGTGATGCCGAGTTGCCGAGCCAGCCGGTACGCCTCACACGCGACCTCGTCCATCACCTCACGGATCCCCGGAATCCTGACGGCCTCAAGCAGGGGCACGTTCAGGATCGCGGACGGGAGCATCTCCGGGATGTTGGCGATGAGCTTCATCCACTTCGAAGCCCGGATGTTCGGGGAGACAACGACAGTGCCGCAATGCGCGAGTGCCTCAGCGACGTCGTCTAATGCCTGGCTGTGGCCGCCATCATAGGTGCCCACCGTGAGCCAGGTGCCGCTGGGCGGGATCTGCCGAACCACGACGCCGGGCTCGTACATGTTGGCGGCGATGCCGAGCACGGCACCTATCGTGCGATGCGGTCCGACGATCTCCGCAACGTCGTCGATCGTCATGCCGTTCTGCAGACCGACGACGACCGAGTCGTCATGGAGCAACGGCTTGATGAGTTCGGTGACCCATCTCGTGTCGTAGGTCTTGACGGAGATGAAGACGATGTCGAATGGCGCACGGAGTTCAGCGACCTCGCAAAGGTGTAGCGCGCGGACCGGAGTCAGCTCGGTGGTCTCCGGAAGGTGGACGGTGATTCCGTTCGCCCTCATCGCCTCCACATGGGCGGGCCACTGCTCGATGAACGTGACGTCGAGACCGGCGCGCACCATGTCCGCCCCCAGGGACGCACCGTTCGCCCCCGTTCCGACGACCGCAATCCTGATTCCCTCAGCCACCTGATTCACCTTTCACCGTGCTGTTCGGGTCCGCGCTCACACCGAGTGTGCGCAGACATCTGTTGTCATGGCGACTTCGACGCCCATAGCCCGGTGGACATAGCAGGTATTCGCCGCGACCTTGAGCAATGACCTGGTGTCATCCTGGGTCGCCCCACCGTGCAGGAACATCTCGGTCATGATCTCGCCGGCCGGGGCTGTGCCCTCGCCGGAGGGGTCGATCGAGGTGTACGAAGTGAGCTGGGCGAGGCTCGAGTCGGCGAGGTCGAGGCGTCGAACAGTCACGTACCTGCTCAACTGTGTGTGGTAGCAAAAGGCAGTTCCGATCGCAAACATCGCCAGCGGTGTCGGCGCGACCTTGCCCAGCGGATCCATGAGGACAACCCACCGGTCCGAGGTCATTTCGGGCAGTCCGGTGCTCGCTCGCATGAGACCCGTCTCGAGGTCCAGCTCACCACGAGCATCCACATAGAAGCCGACCGGGATCTCACTGGCGTCCATGCTCGAGTGGGTGGCAATTTTGTCTTTCGCTTCCGCTGGCTGCCCGCCACCATCGACGAAGGTGAACACCTGTTCAGCACTCTCCCCAGTGGCATCGGGCATGGAGTCGTAGCGGCTGCCTGGATCGGTGACTGTTGGGGCATCCCACACGGTAAGACCCTCGAGGGAGGTGGGCTCACCGTTGGTCTGCAGCGCAAAGAGACCCTCCTTGGCCTCCCGCATCGCCGCGACCGCCGGCGAGGTGCGCATCGCAGTGTCGACGATGTCGTCGATCTCAGATTCAGGCGCCGAACTGCGGACATCGAAGTCCCAGTCGAGACCGAAGATCAGCGCGACAGCTTTGCCCCGGGCAAACGACCCCTTGGACGCGAGGCCCTGGCTCACCCCGACGTGCAGGTACTCGAGTTCGATCGAACGGGCACGCGCTACCGCGGCAATGCGCGAGGCGACATCCGCCTGAAGACCGGCGAGCCAATGGAAGAGCGGTGCGGGCGCCAGGTTCGTTCCGCCCAGGCTTGCACCTTCGTCCGACTGCAGGCACCACGTGCGGCCGCTCGACTTCTCTTCGACGAGCCCCACCTTGTGGAACTTCCCGAGGCCGAACACCTCTGAGAGATAGGTCTCGGTACCTTTAGAACCGTAGGGCACAGCCGACGACGAGGTTACCTCGCGCGTCGGGTAGCCCCTGGACTCACTCACGTTCGTGCTGGGCACGAGACTGCCTGTTGTCGACATTGATACGGACCTCCTTGTTGGGACAAGAGTAGCAAGTGTACGCTCCCATTGAACAGCGATCTTCGCTGTTCAACTGCCTTCTGGTCAGAACGACCCTGTGACGAGTACGTAGCGATGATGCGTCGTTCCGTGCGCTGCGCCGTTTGCGCCGGCGAGCGGTGCGGTTTGGACGAGCGGTCGGCCAGACCCGCCATCCCATCGGCTCGGTACCGGCGGGTCCATTTGGAGACGATGGCCCGGAGAACTCCAGGCGTTCGGCGACGCGTGCCTGC
Coding sequences within:
- a CDS encoding NAD(P)-dependent oxidoreductase; protein product: MTSISYVGLGTMGLEMARRLVAAGHFVTIWNRSDNPALAELERDGARRVRSVGEAMKSDVVFSMLAHDAAVREQFSPDVLSHAQSSTIHVNMATVSVALADDMEKQHRGAGVGYLAAPVLGRPPVAAAGQLNIVASGDPDLIARVEPLLAILGKRTWIVGPRPRDANLVKIAVNYNIIHAIQALAESITLIEQGGIAGQQFVDILTDAAFTGSAYTGYGAIIAGKRYSPASFPVALGLKDLGLAEEAAGLHGMSLPVAPVLRDLFERTLAEPDLATLDWSAVAEITRGLAGQTR
- a CDS encoding ketopantoate reductase family protein, giving the protein MGPRIAILGPGAKGATTGADLVRASRDVTFIEQWPAHVEDIRDGGIAITCDGDTVAGRASVRHRDDARAIRCRARPDPGQGA
- a CDS encoding ABC transporter ATP-binding protein is translated as MSSIIDVQSLAKSYGGVTAVNGAAFGIPEGSIVGLIGPNGSGKTTTLNLLNGVTPPDSGSIRVDGVELAGKSSTALVKAGVTRTFQNARVFSTITAIENMLVPVLHSKGLRSQWIAKAESLLEFVGLSQHRDTPASELSGGQQKLLEFVRALMTDPKVVLMDEPFAGVHPSVKEVMRERIMERNASGTAFLIVSHEIPDLTRLCSMIICMAEGAVIASGSPSEVISHPSVIEAYLGHGPAGRGERG
- a CDS encoding ABC transporter ATP-binding protein — translated: MKSKMIAPSADQGVELSVNGVTAGYLANDMVLENVTVTVEPGKVTVLLGPNGSGKSTLLRIMAGFLKPRVGQVTLGGVDISTMGPADRLSQGISVLPQGRSIFPELSVEENLRLGAWQIRHDRQRFAGAVDAMFERYPTIKPMRHKLAGSLSGGQARIVEFARTLILEPRVLLIDEPSVGLAPVLVDGVYDELDRLKEEGRTIMLVDQNVKAAVDLADSVYTLAYGRNHLHGSRDSFEGQLDDLIKQWLNL
- a CDS encoding ketopantoate reductase family protein, translating into MTPSQVAHLCDIATMREPFDVVLVLILVKAHDTRSAVELIRPFIAKDDAVVGQQNGMSIEEIAETAGADRAPGRRDRAGFEHVPTRRRDSGHSPEKIVVCRRWPHPTRAITR
- a CDS encoding ketopantoate reductase family protein, whose amino-acid sequence is MAEGIRIAVVGTGANGASLGADMVRAGLDVTFIEQWPAHVEAMRANGITVHLPETTELTPVRALHLCEVAELRAPFDIVFISVKTYDTRWVTELIKPLLHDDSVVVGLQNGMTIDDVAEIVGPHRTIGAVLGIAANMYEPGVVVRQIPPSGTWLTVGTYDGGHSQALDDVAEALAHCGTVVVSPNIRASKWMKLIANIPEMLPSAILNVPLLEAVRIPGIREVMDEVACEAYRLARQLGITMTPIFGRAAAGVTNSEEYAISLLDNVLESYSLPNTRVAVLQDWDKGRRAELDAFSGYIVRQQAALGSTAPVNSAVLAIAERIESGELAPSKDNAPLLRAALGHTASVGTSR
- a CDS encoding branched-chain amino acid ABC transporter permease; this translates as MNDIKPATPTENIALAQAKSSAVATRSLPRWVLPAVGGAIFLAMAPLGYLSGLGLLTTLTSILFYVIVAQGWNLLGGYGGYLNFGAALFVGAGAYMAAWLNNSFGWPVWYTLIPGALAAVVVSVIIGYATLRLRSHYFAIFTLILLFLALTIVKNTPALGGATGLFVRVGNDISSRDLAALFFYLMLGLSLIATVIAYAVEHSNFGYALRAISEDEPAAQVLGVKTVQVKLRALVIGAALGGTAGAAWAFLTGYIEPTGAFSVKIALDIVLVCVIGGLGSWLGPLIGSFIVVGLEQFLRVTLPGVDLFGFDLPNETNRLILGVILIIFALFIRRGIVGLLNRRRGRQISV
- a CDS encoding amino acid ABC transporter substrate-binding protein, coding for MNITKKWRSRFLTPLAVGAAMALALAGCTAGGGDTSASDSSNEPIVIGGTLGLTGVFSGPSAGYELAYEYWLDQVNAAGGIDGRPVELIIYDDESTPTVAQQLYQRLINEDGVDLLLAPYTTAVGGAVVPIAERAGMLMINAGFVGKEIHQTADLLVSTWPYQDVEYSLGMFEYLDTLPASEMPKTIAVVTAQNPFTLAALNGFDGNGGVLNYAKERGIEVVVNEEYDQTATDLSSLIETVKASNADMFFALSLPNDGALVAKTVNESGYDPTFYCSCGSQVTSLPNWPDLGAAGNNVFASTSAFPTQGYSGLQEISDYIAEQQGVSGAPAYSAVAYAAGQVIQQAIEGAGTLDSQALREYIANNTFSTAVGDISYNEDGTTDFRQVLLQFQADGGNKVIWPIDQATADAVTPLR
- a CDS encoding branched-chain amino acid ABC transporter permease → MNLDSITQSFVNGILLGGVYGGLAIGLSLILGVLGVLNLAHSAIIIFAALLYWEFVNGLGLDPLLMIAPVVAIGYGFGLLVHRGIAQHLVKDKGSTVMLAFFGLLVILESVAVMIWTTDTRTVSLGYLSEVVEIGSISAPVSRLVGAGITIVVLVALHFFLTRTLTGSAIRGLAQNRDVASMVGIDVNTLSRRVFAAGIAFAAFGGIVLAMVQSFNPQEHYRWLAWAFLVVILGGLGSALRTLISGFIVGIVETMVGIIIPFQYTYLVLYGILAVALLVRSEGLGGVKQRII
- a CDS encoding ketopantoate reductase family protein — translated: MTRIAVLGAGANGASIGADLTIAGLDVTLIEQWPAHVEAIRANGVVINTPTESYHTPIRVHHLCEVATLREPYDVVFTLVKAYDSRWAAELIKPLLRHDGLLVGVQNGMTVDDITDVVGQERTLGCVIEISSMMFEPGIVERHSGKERSWFAVGSASPSTSGREEEVAALLRNAGKVEVVDDIRSTKWMKLVSNSTTLVTTAILGLPMLDAASIPEMRELMLRSGREALKAGRLQGLSAPPIFGLTQSDIDGGGDLVELLLETLLAGFVMPNTKTTILQDWMKGRRSEVGDINGRVVSALHSHGSAAPVNSSIVKLAGQIESGELEPGPNNLALLLAASGSS
- a CDS encoding Dabb family protein, with amino-acid sequence MNTLGDSMIVHVVTFRMSAPELKSRVRAAEQFGARLGALAGKIPGLTGIEIDLGRLHGHADMVLTSRHRSYAGLEAYQAHPLHVEVAQFGRTVVAERTTVDYEVDGDN